The following proteins are encoded in a genomic region of Chloracidobacterium sp.:
- the malQ gene encoding 4-alpha-glucanotransferase — MTFPRASGLLLHPTSLPNRFGIGDVGDAAFRFVDLLDAAGQMYWQMLPLGPTGEGNSPYQCFSAFAGNTLLISPERLVDDGLLDGSDLSDTAQYTADKVDFDAALKFKGQVLSKAYYNFRDLPDSGIRHAFEAFVHDNSFWLDDYAAFQVIRSLFGQKPWNEWPEPLKLREPAALQAFVDANKEALEAQKFYQFLFFRQWFALRAYAHIHGVKIIGDMPIFVALDSADVWCNRDQFKLEPDGSPKVVAGVPPDYFSSSGQLWGNPIYDWDAMQKSGFSWWAARVFATLQMVDIVRIDHFRGFAAAWEIPAGDVTAENGKWVHTPGKELFSVFEKIFPALPFIAEDLGFITPDVEALRDEFAFPGMRILQYGFGGDAKDLGLPHNYVRNCVAYTGTHDNDTAVGWFRSHSDGADGGSGADSTYEHTLAYLHSDGADIHWDMIRSLWASVADTAIVPVQDILGLGNEARMNIPGSKNGNWEWRLRKDAITPEIITRLKELTELYGRAVI, encoded by the coding sequence ATGACCTTTCCGAGAGCTTCCGGGTTGCTGCTTCACCCGACATCGCTGCCGAATCGATTTGGCATAGGTGATGTCGGTGACGCCGCATTTCGCTTTGTCGATCTGCTTGACGCTGCGGGTCAAATGTATTGGCAAATGCTGCCGCTCGGCCCGACAGGTGAGGGAAATTCGCCGTATCAGTGCTTCTCGGCGTTTGCGGGAAATACTCTCTTGATATCGCCGGAAAGGCTTGTTGATGACGGCCTGCTCGACGGATCCGACCTAAGCGACACGGCGCAATATACAGCAGACAAGGTCGATTTTGATGCCGCACTCAAATTCAAAGGACAAGTCCTTTCAAAGGCCTACTACAATTTCCGGGACCTTCCTGACAGCGGCATCCGCCACGCGTTCGAGGCCTTTGTTCACGATAACAGCTTTTGGCTCGATGATTACGCGGCATTTCAAGTGATCAGATCGTTATTTGGCCAAAAGCCATGGAACGAATGGCCGGAACCCTTAAAGCTTCGCGAACCGGCCGCCCTGCAGGCTTTTGTTGATGCGAACAAGGAAGCGCTCGAGGCCCAAAAGTTCTATCAATTTCTCTTTTTTCGGCAATGGTTCGCTCTCAGAGCGTACGCCCATATCCACGGCGTAAAGATCATCGGTGATATGCCGATCTTTGTTGCGCTCGACTCGGCAGACGTATGGTGCAATCGCGACCAATTCAAGCTTGAACCTGACGGTTCGCCAAAGGTTGTTGCCGGAGTGCCGCCCGATTATTTCTCGAGCAGCGGACAGTTATGGGGCAATCCGATCTACGACTGGGACGCGATGCAGAAAAGCGGTTTCAGTTGGTGGGCGGCCCGTGTATTTGCAACGCTCCAGATGGTTGATATTGTGCGGATAGACCATTTCCGAGGCTTTGCGGCGGCGTGGGAGATACCCGCCGGCGATGTAACGGCCGAGAACGGTAAATGGGTTCACACACCCGGCAAAGAACTCTTCAGTGTATTTGAGAAGATATTCCCGGCCCTGCCGTTCATCGCGGAGGATCTCGGCTTCATTACGCCGGACGTGGAGGCACTTCGCGACGAATTCGCCTTTCCCGGTATGCGAATCCTCCAGTACGGCTTTGGCGGCGATGCAAAGGATCTTGGCTTGCCGCACAACTACGTAAGGAACTGTGTCGCCTATACCGGCACACATGATAACGATACGGCGGTTGGTTGGTTCAGATCGCACTCGGATGGGGCTGACGGCGGTTCGGGTGCTGACAGCACATACGAACATACGCTTGCATATCTGCACTCGGACGGCGCAGATATCCACTGGGATATGATCCGCTCCTTGTGGGCCTCGGTTGCGGACACCGCGATCGTACCCGTACAAGATATTCTCGGGCTGGGAAACGAGGCCCGAATGAATATTCCTGGGTCAAAGAACGGCAATTGGGAATGGCGCCTAAGAAAAGACGCCATTACCCCGGAGATTATAACGCGGCTTAAAGAACTGACAGAACTGTACGGCAGAGCGGTAATTTGA